In Mesoplodon densirostris isolate mMesDen1 chromosome 5, mMesDen1 primary haplotype, whole genome shotgun sequence, a single window of DNA contains:
- the STRIT1 gene encoding sarcoplasmic/endoplasmic reticulum calcium ATPase regulator DWORF has product MAEKAVSTFSHLLVPILLLIGWIVGCIVMVYVVFS; this is encoded by the exons ATGGCTGAAAAAG caGTGTCTACATTTTCACACCTTCTGGTCCCTATTCTTCTCTTGATTGGCTGGATTGTGGGATGCATCGTAATGGTTTATGTTGTCTTCTCTTAG